From Methanocella paludicola SANAE, a single genomic window includes:
- a CDS encoding glycosyltransferase — protein MDASRTDIVCFSDIFWDFVWQRHQSLLTRFPEGWNILFVEPTSLVVLLKEPRRLLARKHGNITVISSPALPLTDKVSILRPVNDIFIWCWLKAMFLKHNITRPVLLYYAPRFSSLIGRLGERLATYDCADDRMAFSREPHWMGPYVENLFKKSGIVFVTSESLRKKALGYRSDNVHLIGNGVDAGLFEKAWGDVPVPDDIKWLKKPIIGYFGVIDEWMDIDLIVRMASAYPEASIVLVGPALIGPEGLQKLKSLPNVYLPGQKPHDALPGYLKAFDVCIIPFRINELTKSVNPVKLYEYLAGGKNVVTITMAEVEKYDGTIYIARDHDDFIRKTADALRNKPDADRMKAVVSENTWDSKAKAMVEIIQRSIDTHG, from the coding sequence GTGGACGCGAGCAGGACCGACATCGTATGCTTTTCTGATATCTTCTGGGATTTCGTCTGGCAGAGGCACCAGAGCCTGCTGACGCGCTTCCCTGAAGGCTGGAACATACTCTTCGTCGAGCCCACGTCGCTAGTGGTCCTGCTCAAGGAGCCCCGCCGGCTCCTCGCCCGGAAACACGGCAACATTACCGTCATTTCTTCGCCGGCGCTGCCGTTGACCGATAAGGTCTCGATCCTGCGGCCCGTGAACGATATTTTCATATGGTGCTGGCTCAAGGCGATGTTCCTTAAACATAATATCACGCGCCCGGTGCTGCTGTACTATGCCCCGAGGTTCTCGTCGCTCATCGGGCGGCTCGGGGAAAGGCTGGCCACCTACGACTGCGCGGACGACAGGATGGCATTCTCTCGTGAACCTCACTGGATGGGGCCGTACGTGGAAAACTTGTTTAAAAAGTCGGGCATCGTGTTCGTCACCTCGGAGAGCCTCAGGAAAAAAGCTCTTGGGTACAGGAGCGATAATGTTCATCTCATTGGCAACGGCGTGGATGCCGGCCTGTTCGAAAAAGCCTGGGGTGATGTGCCCGTGCCTGACGACATCAAGTGGCTAAAAAAGCCGATCATAGGGTATTTTGGGGTCATCGACGAGTGGATGGACATCGACCTCATCGTAAGGATGGCCTCGGCATATCCTGAAGCTTCTATAGTCCTGGTCGGCCCGGCGCTCATTGGCCCGGAGGGGCTGCAAAAATTAAAGAGCCTCCCGAACGTCTATTTACCCGGCCAGAAGCCCCACGATGCGCTGCCCGGGTACCTGAAGGCGTTCGATGTCTGTATCATCCCCTTCAGGATTAACGAGCTCACGAAGAGCGTCAATCCAGTCAAGCTATACGAGTACCTTGCGGGCGGCAAGAACGTCGTAACTATTACTATGGCCGAGGTGGAGAAGTACGATGGGACCATATACATCGCACGCGACCACGATGATTTCATAAGGAAGACGGCGGATGCGCTCCGGAATAAGCCGGACGCCGACAGGATGAAAGCTGTGGTTAGCGAGAACACCTGGGATAGTAAGGCAAAGGCCATGGTCGAAATAATCCAGAGGTCGATCGATACGCATGGATGA
- a CDS encoding 4'-phosphopantetheinyl transferase family protein, which translates to MTLEMPGPGEVHVRVVSLEHSTGELPMECLDEGEMDTFRRFRRETDAGRYLAAHEALRHILASYLGIEPDAIRYVRGPHGKPYLEPAIHGGRLRFNLSHSGGIAAIAVTDGLDVGVDVEQVRDMEFEELASCAFSRDEQAALGNNNIDSGVFFRLWTRKEAYLKATGLGLSVQPNEATIGEGWSIIDIDPAPGYAGAVAVEGPIARVSVFRPPE; encoded by the coding sequence TTGACGCTGGAAATGCCCGGCCCCGGGGAGGTCCATGTCCGGGTCGTGTCCCTTGAACATTCCACAGGCGAACTCCCAATGGAATGCCTCGACGAGGGCGAGATGGATACTTTCCGCCGATTCCGCAGAGAGACGGATGCCGGGCGATATTTAGCCGCCCATGAGGCGCTCAGGCATATCCTGGCATCGTATCTTGGCATCGAGCCGGACGCTATAAGGTATGTCCGGGGGCCCCATGGTAAGCCCTATCTGGAGCCGGCCATCCATGGCGGACGCTTGAGGTTTAACCTTTCCCATTCGGGAGGGATTGCGGCGATAGCTGTTACCGATGGCCTCGACGTGGGCGTCGACGTGGAACAGGTCCGCGACATGGAGTTCGAGGAGCTCGCATCCTGCGCTTTCTCGCGGGATGAGCAGGCTGCACTGGGTAATAATAACATCGATTCTGGAGTATTTTTCAGGCTATGGACCCGGAAAGAAGCTTATTTGAAGGCAACTGGCCTGGGGCTGAGCGTGCAACCGAACGAGGCTACCATAGGCGAAGGCTGGTCGATCATCGATATCGACCCGGCGCCCGGCTATGCCGGTGCGGTAGCCGTCGAGGGTCCCATAGCCCGGGTATCCGTCTTTCGGCCACCTGAATAA
- a CDS encoding AMP-binding protein yields the protein MAELTCIHELLHGGQDGRSHAIEAPGRAPITYDQLRMHISGIAGALYGMGYRRNDRIAVVLPNGPDMAIAFLSVASGFTCAPLNPLYSRPELEFYLSSLGAKALITNGEPSPAEEAARGMNIPVISLKSLYEAKPLGASQEFSEPEDTALVLHTSGTTSKPKRVPLTQANICASACNIADSLRLGPGDRCLNVMPLFHIHGLIGALLSSVAAGATTVCAQGFVAPEFMGWLRDLKPTWYTAVPTIHQKVLEMAKSDPGKYDSLRFIRSASSALPVPIMRSLEERFGVPVIEAYGMTEASHQIAVNPLPPLSRKPGSVGLPWGTEAAILDGAGNMLTAGEAGEVAIRGPGVTAGYENNPDANAAAFHDGWLRTGDNGYIDANGYLHLLGRLKEIINRGGEKVSPFEVEEALLAHPAVKEAAVFPVPGGPLGEEVGAAVVSSDGVTAEALKEFLIPRMAYFKVPSRIVIVESLPKGPTGKVQRIGMARRLGVSVERVADQAPVKTAPMTRTEAELARIWSEVLRRGDIGALDNFLELGGDSLLATQVMSRIRRSFDVDVPIVRIIESENLSGLGRTIDRLKGERPNG from the coding sequence ATGGCAGAGCTAACGTGTATCCATGAACTTCTCCATGGCGGTCAGGATGGGAGGTCACACGCAATCGAGGCCCCCGGCAGGGCTCCTATTACTTACGATCAGCTGCGCATGCACATCTCCGGCATCGCCGGGGCGCTGTACGGCATGGGATACCGCCGGAACGACCGTATCGCCGTCGTGCTCCCTAACGGCCCCGACATGGCCATCGCCTTTCTCTCCGTGGCCTCGGGGTTCACCTGCGCTCCGCTCAACCCTCTCTATAGCCGGCCCGAGCTCGAGTTTTATCTTTCTAGCCTGGGGGCTAAGGCGCTAATAACGAATGGGGAGCCGTCGCCAGCCGAGGAGGCAGCCCGCGGCATGAACATACCCGTCATAAGCCTGAAGTCGCTGTACGAGGCGAAGCCCTTGGGCGCCTCTCAGGAATTTTCAGAGCCCGAAGATACCGCGCTGGTCCTGCACACGTCAGGCACGACGTCGAAGCCCAAGCGAGTGCCGCTCACGCAGGCCAACATATGCGCCTCCGCCTGTAACATCGCCGACTCGCTTCGCCTGGGCCCGGGAGACCGGTGCCTGAACGTAATGCCGCTCTTCCACATCCATGGCCTCATAGGGGCGCTCCTTTCCTCGGTCGCCGCCGGGGCTACGACAGTATGCGCGCAGGGATTCGTCGCCCCGGAGTTCATGGGGTGGCTGCGCGACCTCAAGCCCACCTGGTATACGGCCGTGCCGACCATCCACCAGAAGGTGCTGGAAATGGCAAAGAGCGACCCGGGCAAATATGACAGTTTACGATTCATACGTTCCGCGTCATCGGCGCTGCCCGTCCCCATCATGCGTAGCCTGGAGGAGCGCTTCGGCGTCCCCGTGATAGAGGCGTACGGCATGACCGAGGCGTCCCACCAGATCGCAGTCAATCCGCTGCCACCGCTCTCACGTAAGCCCGGGAGCGTGGGGCTGCCGTGGGGCACGGAGGCGGCGATACTAGACGGGGCCGGTAACATGCTTACCGCCGGCGAGGCCGGAGAAGTCGCAATTCGCGGCCCGGGCGTGACCGCCGGGTACGAGAACAACCCTGATGCTAACGCCGCAGCGTTCCACGACGGATGGCTCAGGACCGGCGATAATGGTTATATTGATGCGAACGGCTACTTGCATCTCCTGGGGCGCCTGAAGGAGATCATCAACCGCGGGGGCGAGAAGGTCTCGCCTTTCGAGGTCGAGGAAGCCCTGCTTGCTCATCCCGCCGTAAAAGAGGCGGCCGTGTTCCCCGTCCCCGGCGGCCCCCTAGGCGAAGAGGTCGGTGCAGCGGTCGTTTCTAGCGATGGCGTCACCGCCGAAGCGCTCAAGGAATTCCTGATCCCCCGCATGGCATACTTCAAGGTGCCCTCCCGCATTGTCATCGTCGAGTCCCTACCGAAAGGCCCTACGGGCAAGGTCCAGAGGATCGGCATGGCCAGAAGGCTCGGGGTGTCGGTAGAGCGCGTGGCGGATCAGGCGCCGGTGAAGACCGCCCCGATGACCCGGACCGAGGCCGAGCTGGCAAGGATATGGTCCGAAGTGCTTCGCCGGGGAGACATCGGGGCGCTCGACAACTTCCTGGAGCTTGGCGGGGACTCGCTGCTCGCGACCCAGGTAATGTCCCGCATACGCAGGTCATTCGACGTCGACGTTCCCATCGTGCGCATCATCGAGTCCGAGAACCTGTCCGGGCTGGGCCGTACGATCGACAGGCTAAAAGGTGAGCGTCCCAATGGATGA
- a CDS encoding methyltransferase domain-containing protein, whose translation MELFGESIPLSEFPVRKDITGIGMSDWDVYTSRLAKKLGYTNTFYHKEPKLDIISVDDIQNGKYDFIISSDVFEHVVPPVSTAFYNTGKLLKRGGVLIFSVPYISTPGHGTVEHFPDLYQYKIINMRQGKILKNITAEGVSQTYTNLTFHGGKGNTLEMRSFSESSLWDELRKAGFKDIKKYNQSYKEYGIVWTDEHITHCSPPLTARI comes from the coding sequence ATGGAACTATTTGGCGAGAGCATACCGCTCTCTGAATTCCCGGTCCGAAAGGACATTACAGGCATAGGCATGAGCGACTGGGACGTGTATACGTCGCGCCTGGCAAAAAAATTAGGATATACGAACACATTTTACCATAAAGAGCCAAAACTGGACATCATATCGGTAGATGATATACAGAATGGCAAATATGACTTTATCATTTCCTCGGATGTATTCGAGCACGTAGTTCCTCCCGTATCAACGGCTTTCTACAACACTGGAAAATTATTAAAAAGGGGCGGAGTGCTGATATTTTCAGTCCCGTATATTTCTACGCCAGGCCACGGTACCGTCGAGCATTTTCCGGATTTGTATCAGTATAAGATAATTAATATGAGACAGGGGAAAATTTTAAAAAATATAACTGCGGAAGGGGTCAGTCAGACTTATACGAATTTAACATTTCACGGAGGGAAGGGCAACACGCTCGAAATGAGATCGTTCTCGGAGTCGTCGTTATGGGATGAACTCCGAAAAGCCGGCTTTAAAGATATCAAAAAATACAACCAATCATACAAAGAATATGGTATAGTCTGGACCGATGAACATATAACGCATTGCTCTCCACCGCTAACTGCAAGGATTTGA
- a CDS encoding non-ribosomal peptide synthetase, with translation MDERQRIKPRVKDGPILASFAQQRMWFLEQMDPDNAIYNQLNALLIRGQPDIGVLGRCLDEVMRRHEALRTNLIIENGQVLQHISPPKALDLHIVDLSGLSPVEAMAEAERLAVVEAKRPFDLGNEPLIRARLFKLSDGEHLLTFVTHHAIFDGWSVNIFMSELAVLYGAVRESRPLPPEPALQYADYAVWQRERYDRGDFDEQLRYWQDKLGGDLPFLELPADRPCPPAQSFDGAVYTCDIPGDVADALKALARSERATLFMVLLAAYNVLLYRHTGQNDIVVGCPIAGRHYLEIEDNIGLFVNTLPMRNRLSGDMPFIELARSVRKTALEAYSNQDIPFDKLVETLPLDRQPSRPPVFQTLFQMRNFPGRDIMVSDIFFERHFFNYSTAKVDLTFEVTETKAGLSCRLVYPVAIFDERTIALLADHWLVLLRSIVQDPGQPIGRLAMLTPGERRLIVHEWNDTKADYPVKAVSRIFEERARASPDTVAVAHDNERLTYEELNARANRLARHMDISPGATVVIYMERSIEMVICELAVLKAGGVYVPVDPSDPRPRTELMLKDSHAGLILVKTPPSGLQLPDECRMICLEAEREAIGLLQDGNLAVSPSVKSTAYIMYTSGSTGQPKGVRVPHRGICRLVINTNYVHMSPGDTVAHISNPAFDASTFEVWGALLNGARLAIFDRDTVLTPDMFAAHIAEEHVDTLFVTAQLFNLYSREAPGAFKSVRDLLVGGDVVEPTPVKRVLEHGRPRRLLNAYGPTENTTFSTWYLIREPVENSIPIGRPISNTTAYVLDEYLEPVPVGVTGEIYLGGDGVSQGYHGRPDLNASAFVPDPFCSGSMLYRTGDLGRYLPDGNIRFLGRRDSQVKIRGFRVEAGEVNALLGAHPSVKASLIAVNEVRGERQLVAYVVPLDGRGIEEGDLREHMRAKLPEYMIPVAFIPIETIPLTPTGKVDYLALPVPGDLSHGNGGELRDELEYELAEIWEDVLGIDNAGTDDNFFGLGGHSLKAITLCARIGEKLHVKLPVNTIFLAPTIGRMARAIRELKTFNPPLLIKNGPVRPPLFCIIAIGGTLAEYAPMAAEFEKGRQVYALQMPWHDEGLVPGSIEELARRLIEDVKAVQPHGPYNLLGYCAGGAVAYEMAARLRSAGEEIGFLGLIDLVPPGYHYRLDSRSLKILAGRFPIVLSNIALAPPGQRLARIWGIPAMAGQFLSNLAHREPGDGSRAARSYPEWLMAMPGPYHETTLAAFEIYKKYVFRPYAGDVVLFFSRKTADNFKDALYAGPALGWEKYVDGALKVHVVPGDHETMTRPPSAKELARAVEEYLATDKSPGGGAT, from the coding sequence ATGGATGAGCGCCAGCGCATCAAGCCCCGGGTAAAAGACGGGCCCATACTGGCATCGTTCGCCCAGCAGAGGATGTGGTTCCTCGAGCAGATGGACCCGGACAACGCCATTTATAATCAGCTTAACGCCCTGCTTATCCGTGGCCAGCCAGACATCGGGGTCCTGGGACGGTGCCTCGACGAGGTGATGCGCAGGCATGAGGCATTGCGGACCAACCTTATTATCGAAAATGGCCAGGTATTACAGCATATTTCCCCGCCAAAGGCTCTGGACCTGCATATAGTCGACCTTTCGGGATTATCACCTGTAGAGGCGATGGCGGAGGCGGAGCGCCTGGCGGTCGTCGAGGCGAAGAGGCCGTTTGACCTGGGTAATGAGCCGCTGATCCGGGCGCGGCTGTTTAAGCTATCCGATGGGGAACACTTACTTACGTTCGTCACCCACCACGCAATCTTCGACGGCTGGTCGGTCAATATCTTCATGAGCGAGCTCGCGGTCCTGTACGGGGCCGTCAGGGAGAGCCGCCCGCTCCCGCCGGAGCCCGCGCTCCAGTACGCCGACTATGCGGTTTGGCAGCGGGAGAGGTATGACCGCGGGGACTTTGATGAGCAGCTTCGATACTGGCAGGATAAGCTCGGCGGAGACCTGCCATTCCTTGAGCTGCCTGCCGACCGTCCTTGCCCCCCGGCGCAGAGCTTCGACGGGGCGGTCTATACATGCGATATCCCGGGTGACGTCGCCGACGCCCTAAAGGCGCTCGCGAGGAGCGAGAGGGCGACCCTGTTCATGGTGCTGCTCGCGGCCTATAACGTCCTACTTTACAGGCACACCGGCCAGAATGACATCGTCGTCGGATGCCCCATCGCTGGCCGCCACTACCTGGAAATAGAGGATAACATCGGGCTTTTTGTCAATACCCTGCCCATGCGTAACCGGCTTTCCGGGGACATGCCGTTCATCGAGCTTGCCAGGAGCGTACGCAAGACGGCATTAGAGGCTTATAGCAATCAGGACATTCCTTTCGATAAGCTGGTGGAAACGCTGCCCCTGGACAGGCAGCCTTCGCGCCCGCCCGTGTTCCAGACGCTCTTCCAGATGAGGAACTTTCCGGGCAGGGATATCATGGTCTCGGATATTTTCTTCGAGCGCCACTTCTTCAATTACTCGACGGCAAAAGTCGATCTCACCTTCGAGGTCACCGAGACGAAGGCCGGGCTGTCCTGCCGGTTAGTATATCCTGTCGCCATCTTCGATGAGCGGACCATCGCCCTGCTGGCGGACCACTGGCTGGTGCTGCTACGGAGCATCGTACAAGACCCCGGCCAGCCCATCGGCAGGCTAGCCATGCTGACCCCCGGGGAAAGGCGCTTGATCGTTCATGAATGGAACGATACAAAGGCCGATTATCCCGTGAAGGCCGTAAGCCGCATCTTCGAGGAACGTGCGAGGGCTTCCCCGGATACTGTGGCGGTCGCACACGATAATGAGCGCTTAACGTATGAGGAGCTCAACGCCCGCGCCAACAGGCTGGCCCGGCACATGGACATTAGCCCGGGGGCAACCGTAGTCATATACATGGAACGCTCGATCGAGATGGTCATCTGCGAGCTGGCCGTGCTCAAGGCGGGCGGCGTCTATGTGCCCGTGGACCCGTCAGACCCCCGGCCCAGGACGGAGCTCATGCTCAAGGACAGCCATGCCGGCCTCATACTGGTAAAAACGCCGCCCTCCGGGCTTCAATTGCCGGACGAATGCAGGATGATATGCCTTGAGGCGGAGCGCGAGGCCATCGGACTCCTTCAAGATGGGAACCTGGCGGTAAGCCCGTCCGTAAAAAGCACAGCATACATCATGTACACATCGGGCTCTACCGGGCAGCCCAAAGGCGTTCGGGTGCCCCACCGGGGCATCTGCAGGCTGGTCATCAATACGAACTACGTACATATGAGCCCCGGCGACACCGTGGCTCATATTTCGAACCCCGCATTCGACGCGTCGACGTTTGAGGTGTGGGGCGCATTATTGAACGGGGCCCGGCTGGCGATCTTCGACAGGGATACGGTGCTGACGCCGGACATGTTTGCCGCCCACATCGCTGAAGAGCACGTCGATACGCTCTTCGTGACCGCGCAGCTCTTTAACCTTTACTCCCGGGAGGCGCCGGGAGCCTTCAAGAGCGTCAGGGACCTCCTCGTAGGCGGCGATGTCGTCGAGCCCACTCCCGTGAAACGAGTCCTGGAACATGGCCGGCCCCGGCGGCTGCTCAACGCCTACGGCCCCACCGAGAACACGACCTTCAGCACCTGGTACCTTATCCGCGAGCCGGTCGAGAACAGCATACCCATCGGAAGGCCGATATCCAATACCACTGCATACGTGCTGGACGAGTATCTTGAGCCCGTGCCCGTCGGCGTGACCGGGGAAATATACCTGGGCGGCGATGGCGTATCCCAAGGCTACCACGGGCGGCCGGACCTGAACGCGTCGGCTTTTGTGCCCGACCCGTTCTGCAGCGGCTCAATGCTGTACAGGACCGGGGACCTGGGGCGTTACCTCCCCGATGGCAACATCCGATTCCTCGGGAGGCGCGACAGCCAGGTAAAGATACGCGGGTTCAGGGTAGAGGCGGGGGAGGTAAATGCCCTTCTAGGGGCACACCCTTCAGTGAAGGCCTCACTGATCGCTGTTAATGAGGTAAGGGGCGAGAGGCAGCTCGTTGCATATGTTGTGCCCTTGGATGGCCGGGGCATCGAAGAGGGCGATCTAAGGGAACACATGCGGGCGAAGCTCCCGGAATATATGATACCTGTGGCGTTCATTCCTATCGAAACAATTCCCCTTACCCCTACGGGTAAGGTGGACTACCTGGCGCTGCCAGTGCCTGGCGACCTGTCTCATGGCAATGGCGGGGAGCTGAGGGACGAGCTCGAATACGAGCTGGCGGAGATATGGGAAGATGTGCTGGGCATCGATAATGCAGGCACGGACGACAATTTCTTTGGCCTTGGCGGTCATTCACTTAAAGCCATAACCCTTTGTGCGAGGATCGGCGAGAAGCTTCACGTAAAGCTCCCTGTAAACACCATATTCCTGGCCCCGACCATCGGCCGTATGGCCCGGGCTATACGGGAATTAAAGACCTTCAACCCCCCTTTATTGATCAAGAATGGTCCCGTAAGGCCGCCGCTGTTCTGTATTATCGCCATCGGGGGCACGCTCGCCGAGTACGCGCCCATGGCAGCAGAATTTGAGAAAGGCCGGCAGGTATATGCGCTTCAGATGCCCTGGCATGACGAGGGGCTGGTCCCGGGGAGCATCGAGGAGCTTGCGAGGAGGCTGATCGAGGATGTGAAGGCCGTCCAGCCTCATGGGCCCTATAACCTTCTGGGATATTGCGCCGGAGGCGCCGTCGCCTACGAGATGGCCGCCAGGCTCAGGTCCGCCGGTGAGGAGATAGGCTTCCTGGGGCTCATCGACCTGGTACCGCCGGGTTACCACTACCGTCTCGATAGCCGGTCACTGAAAATTCTGGCCGGCAGATTCCCTATCGTCCTCTCTAATATCGCCCTCGCTCCCCCCGGCCAGCGGCTGGCCAGAATATGGGGCATACCGGCCATGGCAGGGCAATTCCTTAGTAACCTGGCGCACCGGGAGCCGGGCGACGGCTCCAGGGCTGCTCGCTCATATCCGGAGTGGCTCATGGCCATGCCAGGGCCATATCATGAAACTACGCTGGCCGCATTTGAGATATATAAAAAATATGTCTTCAGGCCATACGCGGGGGACGTCGTGTTATTTTTCTCCCGTAAAACGGCGGACAATTTTAAAGACGCCCTCTATGCTGGCCCGGCATTGGGATGGGAAAAATACGTGGACGGCGCGTTAAAGGTCCACGTAGTACCGGGCGACCACGAGACGATGACCCGGCCGCCATCGGCTAAGGAGCTGGCCCGTGCGGTCGAAGAATACCTGGCCACAGACAAAAGTCCCGGAGGAGGCGCGACTTGA
- a CDS encoding glycosyltransferase: MPQDQDSEQDIEYLRDRVRALELQIKDKDRQIEDLKETVRQRESSVGWRLSQFYGRFFSMGSPLTKLLSRTFNRVSPSGEPAPKNVEAYRAALNEILKEREGKIKGIIVYPPTVDWNIPLFQRPQQLALELSKSGYLFFFSTGKNLYDRVDGFRKINDNCYVTNQYDLVIKELPKFILLLSSTNLGVLLEDVARMKGKATVVYDYIDEIHRDISKENVDHAFKRHEYMKRHADVFIATADNLYNEALKDRPKDTYLIPNGVDYDHFHVQRNPANVPLDLAPILEKKKPVIGYYGALASWFDYELIKKAAETRTDLEFVLIGWDYDGSLYKQGLDQYRNIHYLGIKDYSILPQYAVWFDVATIPFVLNKITESTSPIKVFEYMALGTPIVTTNLRECRKYRSVLIGKDQGDFLRQLDEALRLRDDTGYKALLDKEAKENTWDKRAAEIVERITGKH; this comes from the coding sequence ATGCCACAGGATCAGGATAGTGAGCAGGACATCGAATACCTCAGGGACAGGGTACGCGCCCTCGAGCTGCAAATAAAAGATAAGGACCGGCAGATCGAAGACCTGAAGGAGACCGTGAGGCAGAGGGAGAGCTCGGTGGGCTGGAGGCTGAGCCAGTTTTATGGACGTTTCTTTAGTATGGGCTCACCTCTCACGAAACTGCTTAGCCGTACCTTTAACCGCGTTTCGCCTTCCGGCGAGCCGGCCCCGAAAAACGTCGAGGCCTATAGAGCAGCGCTCAATGAGATATTGAAGGAGCGCGAGGGAAAGATCAAGGGCATCATTGTATATCCGCCCACCGTGGACTGGAACATACCCCTGTTTCAGCGTCCTCAGCAACTGGCACTGGAGCTATCAAAGAGCGGGTACCTGTTCTTCTTCTCGACCGGGAAGAACCTGTACGACCGGGTCGACGGCTTCCGCAAGATCAACGATAACTGCTACGTCACGAATCAATACGATCTTGTCATAAAGGAGCTGCCGAAGTTCATCCTTCTCCTGTCCTCCACGAACCTTGGCGTCCTGCTGGAGGACGTGGCCAGAATGAAGGGCAAGGCCACGGTCGTCTACGACTACATCGACGAGATACACCGAGACATATCAAAGGAAAATGTCGACCACGCATTCAAGCGCCACGAGTACATGAAGAGGCATGCGGACGTCTTCATTGCCACTGCCGATAATCTCTATAATGAAGCTTTAAAGGACAGGCCTAAGGATACGTACCTTATTCCCAACGGCGTTGACTACGATCACTTCCACGTCCAGCGGAACCCGGCTAACGTTCCCCTGGACCTGGCCCCAATCCTGGAAAAGAAGAAGCCTGTTATCGGCTATTATGGCGCGCTGGCCAGCTGGTTCGACTACGAGCTCATCAAGAAGGCGGCTGAAACTCGTACGGACCTCGAGTTCGTGCTCATCGGATGGGACTATGACGGGAGCCTGTATAAGCAGGGGCTGGATCAGTATAGAAATATCCATTACCTGGGCATCAAGGATTATTCGATCCTGCCCCAGTATGCCGTGTGGTTCGACGTGGCGACCATACCGTTCGTCCTGAACAAGATCACCGAGTCGACATCGCCCATCAAGGTGTTCGAGTACATGGCGCTGGGAACGCCCATCGTGACCACGAACCTCCGGGAGTGCCGGAAGTATAGGTCGGTGCTGATCGGTAAGGACCAGGGGGACTTCCTGAGGCAACTTGATGAGGCCCTGCGTCTGAGGGATGACACCGGCTATAAGGCTTTGCTCGATAAGGAAGCTAAGGAGAATACGTGGGATAAGAGGGCCGCTGAGATCGTAGAGCGCATAACGGGAAAACATTAA
- a CDS encoding glycosyltransferase family 2 protein, whose translation MGSLVSVVIVNWNGLKYLRECLDSLFAQSYANREIILVDNASTDGSPDFIRKNYPMVKVIESSSNLGFAGGTNRGIKEAKGELIALFNQDAVADKNWLEILVKAVNSSNDIAAVAGKIFYWGDEQERKKVFCTWPKVDPRKALAYNFFDERPAADVDYLPGCAMLIKKKALDEVGLLDEDYFLYFEETDWCARAIMAGYRLVYVPDAKAWHVVSGSIGSGAKLSYIMRNRVRFALKNFDSSYLPVFVVEFTKETYKMMINGIHGQGFDDFIVRMKALFWNGFHLIGTLKARRRDLSRIANRKSYNRSLPLSNIEWEY comes from the coding sequence ATGGGCTCTCTCGTATCGGTGGTCATCGTCAACTGGAACGGCCTCAAGTACCTAAGGGAGTGCCTCGATTCTCTTTTCGCCCAGAGCTACGCTAACCGGGAGATCATCCTCGTCGATAATGCCTCTACTGACGGTTCCCCCGATTTTATAAGGAAGAACTATCCCATGGTAAAAGTTATCGAGAGCAGCAGCAACCTCGGCTTCGCCGGCGGAACTAACCGGGGCATAAAAGAGGCGAAGGGCGAGCTCATAGCCCTATTTAATCAGGATGCGGTCGCGGATAAGAACTGGCTGGAAATATTAGTGAAGGCCGTAAATTCGTCTAATGATATCGCAGCGGTTGCCGGTAAGATTTTTTATTGGGGGGATGAGCAGGAAAGGAAAAAGGTGTTTTGCACCTGGCCCAAGGTCGATCCTCGTAAAGCGCTGGCATATAATTTTTTTGACGAGAGGCCGGCTGCAGACGTCGATTATCTGCCGGGGTGTGCCATGCTGATAAAGAAAAAAGCCCTGGATGAAGTCGGCCTGCTGGACGAAGACTATTTCCTTTACTTCGAGGAGACGGACTGGTGTGCTAGGGCGATTATGGCAGGATATAGGCTCGTCTACGTCCCCGATGCGAAGGCCTGGCACGTTGTTTCCGGCTCTATAGGGTCAGGCGCAAAGCTTTCTTATATCATGAGAAACCGCGTCAGGTTCGCCTTAAAAAATTTTGATTCGTCGTATCTTCCTGTTTTTGTTGTTGAATTTACTAAAGAAACTTACAAAATGATGATAAATGGAATCCATGGGCAGGGTTTCGATGATTTTATCGTTCGCATGAAAGCGCTTTTCTGGAATGGTTTCCATTTGATCGGCACGCTCAAGGCGAGAAGAAGGGACCTCTCCAGGATAGCAAATCGCAAATCGTATAATCGCTCCCTGCCTTTGAGTAATATCGAGTGGGAATATTGA